One genomic segment of Strix aluco isolate bStrAlu1 chromosome 9, bStrAlu1.hap1, whole genome shotgun sequence includes these proteins:
- the MUC4 gene encoding mucin-4 isoform X1, with product MALGVSPSSITQEMAADMSPLTLVTPLPAMGASGGPRSDGSTTERAVVTASLEVDTEENPGASAAGPAPSHVIVTTGPSPEPPPQGTDAPETRHPVDLPLLTPREGRSALPAVAYPSPTPATTSPLHNATAGKTPQPVTLMPPENAAVERDGGRSQLAGDGRTTQAAPSSTLVENTRVGAITGTPLSSDTTLGTAPLASPPTTASVSARPRAAASDHSYRSAEPTTDTGTDLDMDMASPTTGNETAGLPLGRPTPMAGVAEPGTGDATTLAHSPLDSKSPVAVAIMDTVSPTDPEPFIASSSDLAHSTAEPNVSVSPSVPGNTRLVVVAPSVTPSITVTDTAAGAGDASLDRVTTPHSDVLSSASAPHSPHVTPRPSPGTTDSTHDPALRALSPVAEDKPMAGVSSLAVGHTHTWETTAVSQSGAGGTTAWVDTTHSESGAEGAAPPASTNSTHVPVSNTAGTSPATTPAASVSPSSTIPPATSASGETFVMTRATAAVSPATAKATSTSSDLSLAVTHEEAGGGGQPVLSPAARTPSVETTAGSWAVLGPSPAVTVPSSPLPSLHSPAEEPATAPSSLLGVGATGEPADRQAPPELATGVTSPTATSNRATGQAASTSPPGFRTSLGAPALGEKTAITAGSTTSITAGSTKPITAGSTTGIAAGTTTSIAAGTAAAITAGSITSIAAGSTTAITAGSTVAIMASSTTGITAGSSTMAIASGSTKPITAGSTTGIAAGSTTGIAAGSTTTIAASSTTGIAAGNTKPFTAGSTTGISAGSTTAITAGSTAAIAAGSTTGIAAGSTMAITAGSTTGIAAGSTTAITAGSTMAITAGSTTSIAAGSTASITAGSTTDIAAGSTMVITAGSTVAVARTAPASPAKDAGGLLAQGTTAPGRPPATTSPAVSLASAFGTQRGPATTPSTSAHTTAGHRNPAPEPPPTHKLIMPSALLYPFGMEGGDQECVQRMVDFNCPLFKPEIGFPFGKSLRDALYFTDNGQIIFPPTDNYVPSNPNPPPQGFSGQEALPMVAAFWDDADFSQGVGTTWYQEYSTLSSTRDPLVHDVEAKIEKYLKTPYVAKWTLKVTWEKAPAYPSRWDDTQTNTYQAVLTTDGNRSFALLLYQDRGMRWDYTKLAAGNVLIGFSSGDGYAQNNELTQKPPAVKYRPDQYSSAGTDVRGLWIYRLDTRSRVNYRLRCLVWLDAEPAPATWNAQLPPCPCSWPQAELDPRYRQSRGPVDTSVRMLRTASPNPAGAGVRCLYRDESLLEGWQERAWSLPIHPVADGELEAFDWCCQRVEKPLFCTRFAEKRPRVGCEGYVPPTPAGAFGDPHITTLDGLTYTFNGLGDFVLLLASDAQTSFVLHGRTAQTGTAQATNFVAFAAQYISAITTTVEWTLGSQGDIQVLLNNETIQFSYSQDMDAEVYYSPGVLLVNVSSVTAIFDGAIAVSISATSGILSVVCSLPDQYRNSTKGLLGVWDHDPADDFQMPNGTSIPVNSSEEEIYSYGMTWAVAEQNLFAQSLDSPVMNFTPIFLSRLRQENESQYQLAALQCHGSKECIYDSLSTGDVALGLATQSLVADFQQKKTVLNAFPPVITGDTSLTAFRTERVRRQYHAVGVGARFVSHVSQDLNISESGTLTWEPHSTAPLTISLEAVGSNNLSALLQLRFTLCSCSRSQECDYSDSITLGGSSLQLAACRCEGGYSGPFCQDTPDPCTQGCFPGVGCDSHAGCGPCPAGLTGDGRHCSDIDECAQGTVCPGNTTCTNTVGSFVCSCPAGEEGKGPGCGSACGSHSCPEGYCSNGGLCHLHPITCTPTCTCPPAFTDQRCLVAGGDFWPLPSADLPRRSVQLRVRTLQNATAEEVNSTVSAILDSLEVKAFQSNTNITQMTDSDGFTFVVVSEFAYDSRGTIIRFLNKELLGAITDAFNRQRRQREAGTHLPFQHLHRENVTDLVKLTVAELRRYFPCGLYGYKGYQLHYVGTVGFVCISPCKTGYCQHGSRCQHLPEGPTCSCLPFSIFSPAGARCEWLAVSLTAFIGILLGALALLCLLLATACLALHLCRRHRRQHQGHQDQAGDLPAPPDLSSPSCSLPPRAKETFWRPRTFSYKDPETPRQASEPAPPAALACHQSCPGTSRLMEEPTTAAGPGNRACVEAEDKQLPLGVWSLWEDSIWRRGFFFE from the exons ATGGCTCTGGGGGTGTCCCCATCCAGCATCACCCAAGAGATGGCAGCAGACATGTCCCCACTGACCCTGGTCACCCCACTGCCAGCAATGGGTGCTTCAGGCGGCCCCCGCTCTGATGGCAGCACCACAGAGCGAGCAGTGGTGACAGCATCCCTGGAGGTGGACACGGAGGAGAACCCAGGTGCCAGTGCAGCAGGGCCAGCTCCCAGCCATGTGATTGTCACCACCGGGCCATCACCAGAGCCACCTCCCCAAGGGACTGATGCTCCTGAAACCAGGCACCCAGTAGATCTGCCTCTTCTGACTCCCAGGGAGGGTCGCTCAGCCCTGCCAGCTGTGGCTTACCCCAGCCCAACACCGGCCACAACCAGCCCCCTCCACAATGCCACCGCTGGCAAGACGCCCCAGCCTGTGACACTGATGCCCCCTGAAAATGCAGCTGTGGAGAGAGATGGGGGCAGGTCTCAGCTGGCAGGAGATGGCAGAACCACCCAGGCAGCTCCGAGCTCAACTCTGGTTGAAAACACAAGGGTGGGTGCCATTACAGGTACCCCCCTCAGCAGTGACACcaccctggggacagccccacTGGCATCACCTCCCACCACAGCCAGCGTCTCTGCTCGGCCAAGGGCGGCCGCATCAGACCACAGCTATCGCAGCGCTGAGCCCACCACAGACACGGGCACGGACTTGGACATGGACATGGCTTCTCCCACCACAGGGAATGAGACTGCGGGGCTGCCCCTGGGGCGGCCCACTCCTATGGCTGGGGTGGCAGAGCCAGGCACGGGTGATGCCACCACCTTGGCACACTCTCCCCTGGACAGTAAAAGCCCTGTGGCAGTGGCCATCATGGACACGGTGTCACCCACCGATCCAGAGCCTTTTATAGCGTCTTCCTCTGACCTCGCTCACAGCACTGCTGAGCCAAATGTCAGTGTGTCCCCTTCTGTCCCTGGGAACACCCGTCTGGTGGTGGTGGCACCGTCTGTCACCCCCAGCATCACTGTCACTGATACAGCAGCGGGAGCAGGCGATGCCAGTCTCGACAGGGTCACAACACCACACTCTGATGTGCTCAGCAGTGCTTCTGCTCCACACAGCCCTCATGTCACCCCGAGGCCATCCCCTGGGACCACCGATAGCACCCATGACCCAGCTTTGAGGGCTCTCAGCCCAGTCGCTGAGGACAAGCCCATGGCTGGGGTCTCCTCACTGGCTGTTGGCCATACACACACATGGGAAACCACAGCCGTCTCCCAGTCAGGTGCTGGGGGTACCACTGCCTGGGTGGACACCACCCACTCTGAGAGCGGTGCTGAGGGTGCAGCACCCCCAGCCAGCACCAACAGCACCCATGTGCCTGTCTCCAACACCGCTGGCACAAGCCCAGCCACCACGCCAGCCGCCAGCGTGTCCCCCAGCAGCACCATCCCACCAGCCACCTCAGCCAGCGGGGAGACCTTCGTGATGACCAGGGCCACCGCAGCCGTGTCGCCTGCCACAGCGAaggccaccagcaccagcagtgACCTGTCCCTCGCTGTGACGCACGAGGAGGCAGGCGGAGGTGGGCAACCTGTCCTATCCCCAGCAGCGCGTACCCCCTCAGTAGAGACAACTGCCGGGTCCTGGGCTGTGCTTggtcccagccctgctgtcacgGTGCCCAGTtcacccctccccagcctgcaCAGCCCAGCGGAGGAGCCAGCAACAGCCCCCTCGTCCCTGCTGGGTGTTGGTGCAACCGGGGAGCCGGCAGACAGACAGGCACCCCCGGAGCTGGCAACAGGCGTCACTTCTCCCACAGCCACCAGTAACCGTGCCACGGGACAGGCAGCGAGTACGTCACCTCCCGGCTTCCGGACATCTCTAGGGGCACCTGCCTTGGGGGAGAAAACAGCCATCACTGCAGGCAGCACCACATCCATCACTGCAGGCAGCACCAAACCCATCACTGCAGGCAGCACCACAGGCATCGCTGCAGGTACCACCACATCCATTGCTGCAGGGACCGCCGCAGCCATCACTGCAGGCAGCATCACATCTAttgctgcaggcagcaccacagCCATCACTGCAGGCAGCACAGTGGCCATCATGGCAAGCAGCACCACAGGcatcactgcaggcagcagcaccatgGCCATTGCTTCAGGCAGCACCAAACCCATCACTGCAGGCAGCACCACAGGCATAgctgcaggcagcaccacagGCATCGCTGCAGGCAGCACCACAACCATTGCTGCAAGCAGCACCACAGGCATTGCTGCAGGCAACACCAAACCCTTCACTGCAGGCAGTACCACAGGCATCTCTGCAGGCAGCACCACAGCCAtcactgcaggcagcacagcagccatcgctgcaggcagcaccacagGTATCGCTGCAGGCAGCACCATGGCCATCACTGCAGGCAGCACCACAGGTAttgctgcaggcagcaccacagCCATCACTGCAGGCAGCACCATGGCCATCACTGCAGGCAGCACCACATCCATCGCTGCAGGCAGCACTGCATCCATCACTGCAGGCAGCACCACAGATATTGCTGCAGGCAGCACCATGGTCAtcactgcaggcagcactgtGGCAGTTGCACGCACAGCCCCAGCGAGCCCAGCCAAGGATGCAGGTGGCCTCCTGGCCCAAGGCACCACAGCACCAGGGAGACCACCAGCCACCACCAGCCCTGCTGTCTCCCTGGCTTCTGCCTTTGGGACACAGAGGGGACCAGCCACAACACCAAGCACGTCTGCCCACACCACTGCTGGCCACAGAAATCCTGCCCCTGAGCCTCCACCCACCCACAAGCTTATCA TGCCATCGGCTTTGCTCTACCCCTTCGGCATGGAGGGAGGGGACcaagagtgtgtccagaggatgGTGGATTTTAATTGCCCCCTATTCAAGCCAGAGATTGGGTTCCCCTTCGGAAAGTCGCTGCGGGATGCTCTCTAT TTTACAGATAACGGACAGATCATTTTCCCACCCACGGACAACTATGTCCCCTCCAACCCCAACCCGCCTCCCCAGGGCTTCAGCGGCCAGGAGGCTTTGCCGATGGTGGCTGCCTTCTGGGATGATGCAGATTTCTCCCAGGGTGTCGGCACCACCTGGTACCAG GAGTACTCCACCCTCAGTTCTACCAGAGACCCTCTTGTCCATGATGTGGAAGCAAAGATTGAGAAATACCTGAAAACCCCCTACGTGGCAAAATGGACCTTGAAGGTGACGTGGGAGAAGGCTCCGGCATACCCATCCCGGTGGGATGACACTCAG ACGAACACCTACCAGGCGGTCCTCACCACCGATGGGAACCGTTCCTTTGCTCTGCTGCTCTACCAGGACAGAGGGATGCGCTGGGACTACACCAAGCTGGCTGCGGGCAACGTGCTGATTGGCTTCTCCAG CGGCGATGGCTATGCCCAAAATAACGAGCTGACTCAAAAGCCACCAGCTGTCAAGTACCGACCTGACCAGTACAGCAGCGCTGGCACCG ATGTGCGCGGGCTGTGGATATACAGGCTGGACACTCGCTCCCGGGTGAACTACAGGCTGCGGTGCCTGGTGTGGCTGGACGCAGAGCCAGCGCCGGCCACCTGGAATGCCCAGCTGCCACCATGCCCCTGCTCCTGGCCTCAGGCAGAGCTGGACCCCCGCTACCGCCAGAGCAGAG GCCCAGTGGACACCTCCGTGAGGATGCTGCGCACTGCGTCACCCAACCCGGCTGGAGCCGGCGTGCGGTGTCTGTACCGAGATGAGAGCTTGCTCGAAGGCTGGCAGGAGAGAGCATGGAGCCTCCCCATCCACCCTGTCGCTG ATGGGGAGCTGGAGGCATTTGACTGGTGCTGCCAGCGCGTGGAGAAGCCCCTGTTCTGCACCAGGTTTGCTGAGAAGAGACCGAGGGTTGGCTGTGAGGGATATGTGCCACCCACCCCTG CTGGTGCCTTCGGGGACCCCCACATCACCACCCTGGATGGACTCACCTACACCTTCAATGGGCTCGGGGACTTTGTCCTGCTGCTGGCCAGCGATGCCCAGACCAGCTTCGTGCTGCATGGGCGCACAGCCCAGACTGGTACAGCCCAGGCCACCAACTTCGTGGCCTTCGCTGCCCAGTACATCTCTGCCATCACAACAACA GTTGAGTGGACCTTGGGGAGCCAGGGTGACATCCAAGTCCTCCTGAACAATGAAACCATCCAGTTTTCCTATTCCCAAG ACATGGATGCTGAGGTGTACTACAGCCCTGGTGTCCTGCTGGTCAACGTCTCCTCCGTCACAGCCATCTTCGATGGGGCCATCGCTGTCTCCATCTCAGCCACCTCCGGGATCCTCAGCGTGGTCTGCAGCCTTCCTGATCAGTACCGCAATAGCACCAAGGGCCTCCTGG GTGTGTGGGACCATGACCCCGCAGATGACTTCCAGATGCCGAATGGTACCAGCATCCCTGTGAACAGCAGCGAGGAGGAGATCTACAGCTACGGGATGACCT GGGCTGTTGCAGAGCAAAACCTGTTTGCTCAGTCTCTGGACTCACCAGTAATGAACTTCACACCCATCTTCTTGTCTCGGCTGCGGCAGGAGAACGAAAGCCAGTACCAGCTGGCAGCTTTGCAGTGCCATGGCAGCAAGGAGTGCATCTACGATTCGCTGAGCACAGGGGACGTGGCCCTGGGCCTGGCCACCCAGAGCCTCGTGGCCGACTTCCAGCAGAAGAAGACTGTACTCA ATGCCTTCCCTCCCGTCATCACCGGTGACACATCGCTCACAGCCTTCAGGACAGAAAGGGTCAGGAGGCAGTACCATGCTGTGGGGGTGGGCGCACGCTTTGTGTCCCACGTCTCGCAAGACCTCAACATATCTG AGAGTGGCACCCTGACGTGGGAGCCCCACAGCACGGCCCCGCTCACCATCAGCCTGGAGGCCGTTGGGTCCAACAATCTCTCCGCCCTCCTTCAGCTCCGCTTCACcctttgcagctgcagcaggagccaggaGTGTGACTACAGCGATAGCATCACCCTCGGGGGGTCCTCCCTGCAG CTGGCAGCCTGCAGGTGTGAGGGCGGCTACTCGGGTCCCTTCTGCCAGGACACTCCGGACCCCTGCACCCAGGGATGCTTCCCCGGCGTGGGCTGTGACTCGCATGCTGGCTGTGGCCCCTGTCCGGCTGGCCTGACTGGTGACGGGCGGCACTGCTCAG ATATCGACGAGTGTGCGCAGGGGACAGTGTGCCCAGGGAACACCACCTGCACCAACACGGTGGGAAGCTTTGTCTGCTCCTGCCCAGCCGGTGAGGAGG GCAAGGGACCAGGCTGTGGCTCAGCCTGCGGCTCCCACTCCTGCCCCGAGGGGTACTGCAGCAACGGGGGACTCTGCCACCTgcaccccatcacctgcaccccCACCTGTACCTGTCCCCCAGCTTTCACCGACCAGCGCTGCCTGGTGGCAGGGGGGGATTTTTGGCCGCTGCCCAGTGCAG ATCTCCCCCGGAGAAGTGTCCAGCTGCGGGTCAGGACGTTGCAAAATGCCACTGCTGAGGAAGTCAACAGCACT GTCTCGGCCATCCTGGACTCCCTGGAGGTAAAGGCTTTCCAGAGCAACACCAACATTACCCAGAT GACAGACAGCGATGGCTTCACCTTCGTAGTGGTGTCTGAGTTCGCCTATGACAGCCGTGGCACCATCATCCGCTTCCTGAACAAGGAGCTGCTGGGGGCCATCACCGATGCCTTCAACAGGCAGCGGAGGCAGCGGGAGGCAGGCACACACCTCCCCTTCCAGCACCTGCACCGGGAGAACGTCACTGACCTGGTGAAGT TGACAGTGGCTGAGCTGAGGCGCTATTTTCCATGTGGTCTGTATGGCTACAAAGGCTACCAGCTCCACTACGTGGGGACCGTCGGATTCGTCTGCATCTCCCCTTGCAAGACAGGCTACTGCCAGCACGGCAGCCGGTGCCAGCACCTGCCTGAGGGGCCCACATGCAG CTGCCTCCCCTTCTCCATCTTCTCACCCGCTGGTGCCCGGTGCGAGTGGCTGGCCGTCAGCCTCACTGCCTTCATCGGCATCTTGCTGggagccctggctctgctctgcctcctgctcgcCACTGCCTGCCTGGCCTTGCACCTCTGCCGCCGGCACCGCCGCCAGCACCAAGG GCACCAGGACCAGGCAGGGGATCTCCCAGCCCCTCCTGACTTGTCatccccttcctgctccctccctcccagggcTAAGGAGACCTTCTGGAGGCCACGGACCTTCTCCT ATAAGGATCCAGAGACCCCACGTCAGGCCTCCGagccagcccccccagcagccctaGCCTGCCACCAGTCCTGCCCCGGCACCTCCAGGCTCATGGAGGAGCCAACCACTGCTGCCGGCCCCGGGAACCGCGCCTGTGTGGAGGCAGAGGACAAGCAGCTGCCTTTAGGGGTCTGGTCTTTGTGGGAGGATTCAATCTggaggaggggttttttttttgaatga